Proteins co-encoded in one Natrinema sp. CBA1119 genomic window:
- a CDS encoding serine hydrolase → MATGQTGDVEAAPEQPYYAASIGKTFTSTLVAMLSDGGQLSFDDPISEYLSESILDNLHTIDGTDYTGDIRIRHLLGHTSGLPHSLPEGGKMFLNTRLEESPEGKTLFDEMLEEPNRTWEPEETIEWAKQNLEPHFPPGEDCYYSEFGYNLLGLIIESVTGQPYHEALEEFLFDPLEMEHSYLPPFSEPAVDSALPTAPFYIDEKKIEVDDVPSLSAFYAGGQTVNTAEELFRFHQALVEGNLVSEETLQEMLQWNKLWQGIDYGYGVVRIRPLPFLKRFHSWGGLGASSAFMVYNPTIDVYLIGTFNQWSYMRKSMMFLFQTLRSISKVDRSGQ, encoded by the coding sequence ATGGCTACCGGGCAGACGGGAGACGTCGAGGCCGCTCCAGAGCAACCATACTACGCAGCCAGCATCGGCAAGACCTTCACCTCGACGCTCGTGGCCATGCTCTCCGACGGCGGCCAGCTCAGTTTTGACGATCCGATCTCGGAGTATCTATCGGAGTCGATTCTCGATAATCTTCACACTATCGACGGGACAGACTACACCGGCGATATCCGCATCCGTCATCTCCTCGGTCACACCTCTGGGCTTCCTCATTCCCTCCCCGAAGGCGGAAAAATGTTCTTGAACACGCGATTAGAAGAATCCCCCGAAGGGAAGACGCTGTTCGACGAAATGTTGGAAGAACCGAACCGGACGTGGGAACCGGAGGAAACGATCGAATGGGCAAAACAAAATCTGGAACCCCACTTCCCGCCCGGAGAGGACTGCTACTATTCGGAGTTCGGATACAATCTGCTCGGATTGATTATCGAAAGCGTGACCGGCCAACCGTATCACGAGGCTCTGGAGGAGTTCCTCTTTGATCCGTTGGAGATGGAGCACTCGTACTTACCGCCGTTCTCGGAACCCGCAGTAGACAGCGCGCTTCCTACAGCCCCGTTTTATATCGACGAAAAGAAAATCGAGGTGGATGATGTACCCTCGTTGAGCGCTTTCTATGCCGGTGGACAGACGGTGAACACCGCAGAAGAGCTGTTCCGGTTCCATCAAGCCTTGGTCGAGGGTAACCTCGTATCCGAGGAGACGCTACAGGAGATGCTACAGTGGAACAAATTGTGGCAAGGAATCGACTACGGCTACGGCGTCGTCCGTATCCGTCCGTTGCCGTTTCTCAAACGATTCCACTCGTGGGGTGGACTCGGGGCGAGTAGTGCATTCATGGTGTATAATCCCACTATTGATGTCTACCTGATCGGGACATTCAACCAGTGGTCGTATATGCGGAAGAGCATGATGTTTCTCTTCCAAACGCTACGGTCAATCTCGAAGGTGGATCGATCCGGACAATAG
- a CDS encoding NAD(P)-dependent oxidoreductase: MLALQGGEDVKQSDLDWTIVRPGGLTDTPRTGEYVHGVDLDVNARPISRADVADFLLQIVKEDRYVRETPIVTSQENADLGFFLDQIATIAKRLRTN, encoded by the coding sequence ATCCTCGCCCTTCAGGGCGGGGAGGATGTCAAGCAAAGCGACCTCGACTGGACGATCGTACGGCCCGGTGGATTGACGGACACACCGCGAACCGGCGAATACGTCCACGGAGTTGATCTGGATGTGAATGCACGGCCGATTTCACGGGCTGATGTCGCCGATTTTCTGCTTCAAATTGTTAAAGAGGACCGATACGTTCGAGAGACGCCGATAGTCACCAGCCAAGAGAACGCCGATCTCGGATTTTTTCTGGATCAGATTGCGACGATAGCGAAGCGACTCAGAACTAACTGA
- a CDS encoding heavy-metal-associated domain-containing protein, with protein MSDTTQFRVLDFDCPTCASTVERALSNVDGVQHVEVHYATGRVEIEYDDSVADPDAFAQTIENQGYTPQPA; from the coding sequence ATGAGCGACACAACCCAGTTCCGCGTCCTCGACTTCGACTGCCCGACCTGTGCGAGTACCGTCGAACGCGCCCTCTCGAACGTCGACGGCGTCCAGCACGTCGAAGTCCACTACGCGACCGGCCGCGTCGAGATCGAGTACGACGATAGCGTCGCTGACCCCGACGCCTTCGCACAGACCATCGAAAACCAGGGCTACACGCCCCAGCCCGCCTAA
- a CDS encoding RNA-guided endonuclease TnpB family protein, with amino-acid sequence MHIHRTYRAKILNHSQVAEMLDVHGWSASKLWNVANYHSRQVWEDTGEIPDDSELKRELKGHDNYKGLHSQSSQRVLEELAEAFNSWYGKRKNDSRANPPGYRKKNYYDDNGNRVHEEHPRSTVTWKQKGIRHDSKHNRIRLSKGANHKDHPRDRDYILVEYETRPEVTVENLQQVRAVYDKAKGRWELHLVCKHEVETPDSPGTETAGIDLGICNFAAVAYSTEEADLYPSNRLKQDGYYLPKEIAKCDDSGGEEATRLHHKWSERRTHFFHSLAKHIVERCIEREVGRINIGKLDGVREDENGESKNWGRHGNLDLHGWAFARFTKILTYKAKVEGIKVVEVSERGTSKTCCVCGREDESQRVERGLYVCDEHDDAFNADVNGAENIRLDINESNSESSGQLSGDRSTGWLAQPGVYLHDLSHGFSPRGQVVDCKP; translated from the coding sequence ATGCACATTCACCGCACGTACCGGGCGAAAATCCTCAACCACAGTCAAGTGGCTGAGATGCTCGACGTACACGGGTGGAGTGCATCAAAACTGTGGAACGTTGCAAACTATCACTCCCGCCAAGTGTGGGAGGATACGGGCGAGATTCCCGACGACTCGGAGTTGAAGCGCGAGTTGAAAGGTCATGACAACTACAAAGGACTCCATTCTCAGTCCAGTCAGCGCGTTCTGGAGGAACTCGCTGAAGCATTTAACTCGTGGTACGGCAAACGCAAGAACGACTCTCGTGCGAATCCTCCCGGCTACCGCAAGAAAAACTACTACGACGACAACGGCAATCGCGTCCATGAAGAACACCCACGCAGTACGGTGACGTGGAAGCAGAAAGGTATCCGTCACGACTCGAAACACAACCGCATTCGACTCTCGAAAGGCGCGAACCACAAAGACCACCCACGCGACCGCGACTACATCCTCGTCGAATATGAGACACGTCCCGAGGTCACGGTAGAAAACCTGCAACAAGTCCGCGCCGTATACGATAAGGCGAAGGGGCGATGGGAACTGCACCTCGTCTGCAAACACGAAGTGGAGACACCCGACTCCCCTGGCACTGAGACGGCGGGTATCGACCTTGGAATCTGTAACTTCGCCGCCGTTGCATACAGCACCGAGGAAGCCGACCTGTACCCCAGCAACCGCTTGAAACAGGACGGCTACTACCTCCCGAAAGAAATCGCCAAGTGCGACGACTCTGGGGGTGAGGAAGCCACCCGCCTTCATCACAAGTGGTCGGAGCGCCGCACCCACTTCTTCCACAGCCTCGCCAAACACATCGTTGAACGGTGTATTGAGCGAGAAGTGGGTCGCATCAACATCGGGAAACTCGACGGCGTCCGTGAAGACGAGAACGGTGAGTCGAAAAACTGGGGTCGGCACGGCAACCTCGACTTGCACGGGTGGGCGTTCGCCCGCTTCACGAAGATACTCACCTACAAAGCAAAAGTCGAGGGCATCAAGGTCGTAGAAGTTTCAGAGCGTGGCACGAGCAAGACGTGTTGCGTCTGCGGTAGGGAAGATGAGAGTCAGCGCGTTGAACGCGGTTTGTACGTGTGCGATGAACACGATGATGCGTTTAACGCTGACGTGAACGGGGCGGAGAACATTCGTCTCGACATCAACGAAAGTAACTCCGAGTCTTCCGGGCAGTTGTCCGGAGATAGGAGTACCGGCTGGTTGGCACAGCCCGGAGTCTACCTTCACGACTTGTCCCACGGATTCTCACCGAGGGGCCAAGTGGTGGACTGCAAACCCTAA
- a CDS encoding helix-turn-helix domain-containing protein has translation MSDSDTDHGLDDIAVRDPRVSDAIDEPMRAMILDILSEEALTATEVHARLDNRGVDRTENTVRHHINELRDAALVDVVRFEEGRGGTTKYYHANTIVLSYSLPNSADAAVEEMIDAVQPQITDALATLTDEYDGAIEEIVADMQPCEHCRTQKYETYVLLTVLRRAFVRAHRDS, from the coding sequence ATGAGTGATTCTGATACCGACCACGGTCTCGACGACATCGCGGTGCGGGATCCCCGGGTTTCGGACGCGATCGACGAACCGATGCGGGCGATGATCCTCGACATCCTGTCCGAGGAAGCCTTGACCGCGACCGAGGTCCACGCACGCCTCGACAATCGTGGTGTCGACCGCACGGAGAACACGGTTCGCCACCACATCAACGAGTTACGGGACGCCGCCCTCGTCGACGTCGTCCGCTTCGAGGAGGGTCGGGGTGGAACGACGAAGTACTATCACGCGAACACGATCGTCCTTTCGTATTCCCTGCCGAACTCTGCTGACGCTGCCGTCGAAGAGATGATCGACGCCGTTCAGCCCCAGATTACGGACGCGCTCGCTACGCTCACCGACGAGTACGATGGTGCGATCGAGGAGATTGTCGCGGACATGCAGCCCTGCGAGCACTGCCGGACCCAGAAGTACGAGACGTACGTTCTTCTGACAGTCCTGCGACGTGCGTTCGTTCGCGCCCACAGAGATTCCTGA
- a CDS encoding NAD(P)-dependent oxidoreductase yields the protein MKLAVFGATGGTGRHLITQALAANYDVRALTRSQTKLPPSEQITAIEGNVLDPETVSETVENTDAVVCLLGRTPNNPPDVVSLGTRNIIEAMNDRPVSRLLVLTSMGLGSSSETVPWYVRIANATVLHDLMADKARQEELVMG from the coding sequence ATGAAACTGGCTGTGTTCGGGGCGACTGGCGGGACAGGACGACATCTGATAACGCAGGCGCTCGCAGCTAATTATGACGTTCGGGCACTCACACGATCCCAGACTAAACTCCCGCCAAGTGAACAGATCACAGCTATCGAGGGAAATGTCTTGGATCCAGAGACTGTCTCTGAAACAGTCGAGAATACAGACGCTGTGGTTTGTCTCCTCGGACGGACGCCGAACAACCCACCGGATGTCGTGTCGCTGGGGACTCGGAACATTATCGAGGCGATGAATGACCGGCCAGTCAGCCGATTACTCGTGTTAACGTCGATGGGGCTCGGTTCGAGCTCTGAAACCGTTCCGTGGTATGTCCGAATTGCAAACGCAACCGTTCTCCACGATCTGATGGCAGACAAGGCGCGGCAAGAAGAACTTGTTATGGGATGA